A genomic segment from Glycine soja cultivar W05 chromosome 20, ASM419377v2, whole genome shotgun sequence encodes:
- the LOC114401884 gene encoding uncharacterized protein LOC114401884 yields MLTKKNRYIHSDRIVVEGNCSAVIQRILPPKHKDLGVVTILCSIGEVVVGKAPIDLGASINLMPFSMCRKPGEIEIMPTRMTLQLVDCSITRPYGVIEDVSVKVKHLIFPADFVVIDIEEDADIPLILGRPFMSNASCVVDMGKKMLQMGIEDQKISFDLFHEDKDPPSQNVCFKVHVMEERKPEKKVLEVGTLFDHR; encoded by the coding sequence ATGTTAACCAAGAAGAACCGATACATCCATAGTGACAGAATTGTTGTGGAAGGTAACTGTAGTGCTGTTATTCAACGCAttcttccacccaagcacaaaGATTTGGGAGTTGTCACGATATTGTGTTCTATTGGTGAGGTTGTTGTAGGCAAAGCTCCcatagacttgggagctagtatcaatttaatgcctTTTTCCATGTGTCGAAAACctggagagatagagataatgccCACACGCATGACCCTCCAGTTAGTTGACTGCTCCATTACAAGGCCatatggagtcattgaagatgtTTCGGTGAAGGTTAAACACCTTATATTTCCAGCTGATTTCGTTGTCATAGATATAGAAGAGGATGCTGacattcctctcattcttggccGCCCATTCATGTCTAATGCAAGCTGCGTGGTAGACATGGGGAAGAAGATGCTGCAAATGGGCATAGAAGATCAGAAGATCAGCTTTGATTTATTCCATGAGGACAAAGATCCACCTAGCCAAAATGTCTGTTTTAAAGTgcatgtgatggaggaaagGAAACCTGAGAAGAAAGTCCTTGAAGTAGGAACTTTGTTCGATCATagataa